In the genome of Phacochoerus africanus isolate WHEZ1 chromosome 5, ROS_Pafr_v1, whole genome shotgun sequence, the window CTGTGAAATCTAATGCTTACTctgggtagatagtgtcagaattttgagttgaggagttcctgtcgaggctcagtggtagacaaacctgactagtatccatgaggacttggttcaatccctggccgtgctcagtgggttggggatccagccttgccatgacctgtggtgtagatcgcagacaccgcttggatcccatgttgctgtggctgtggtgtaggtcagcagctacagctccaattcagcgcctagcctgggaacctccgtagccTTGAGcggggccctcaaaagacaaacaacaaaaagaaaaagaaaaaagaattttgagtTGAAATGTAGGCTACCCTGCTGGTGTCCAAGAATTGCCTGGATGTGTGGGAGCCCCACCCCCAATGTTGGAATTGGGATGCAGAATCCTTTTTAGTGGGGTTGTTGATACAGCAAGATTTGCTATGATTGTTGAAGCAGGATGATAAATACATGGAGTTCATATATTCATACtttgtttttgtatgtatttgaagTTTGCCACaatcaaaagttaaaataaatggtTAGTTGTGGGTATGTAATTCACAATTGTAtcattgtatttattcattcaaccttCAGAAGCTAATTGAGCAGCTACTCAAAAGAGGTTCAAAGCAATagctattttggaaaatattggctCTTAGTGTAAAGAGCTTGCAATCCAGGAATGGGGGTGACATGTACATAAATCAGTTTAAGATAAGCTGGAATATTGTgaattatatatctttttttttttttctttatccactgtacccatggcatatggaagttcccaggctagggggcggatcagaactccagctgctggcccacgccattgcaacagcaacttgggatctaagcctcatctgtgacctacaccacagctcacagcagctccagaccctcaacccattgagcaaggccagggatcaaaccctcatcctcatggatcttagtcgggttcgtttcgctgagccacaacgggaactccccacatgcaTTGGTTTAAAGTCAGTTCCCGAGTTGGTTGGTCAGCTCCTTCAAGTCTGTTTTTAGCCACTGTTCATGCTAAATATAAATGATTTGCAGCATCTGTGTGGCTTAAACATGACATAGTAGATCTTTGATGGGCTAGTGGTCTGGGTCACCTCTAGGATCTTGTTCACCCCTAAGATTCTAgtccagtaattttcttttttttttttgtcttttgtccttttagggctgtacccacagcatatgcggttcccaggccaggggtccaatcggagctgttgctgcctgcctacaccacagctcacagcaacgctggatccttaacccactgagcaaggccagggatggaacccccaacctcgtggttcccagttggactcctttccactgcaccacgacaggaactccgattttctttttttctttccttttttttctttttttttggtctttttgtccttttagggccgcacccgcagcatatggggttcccaggctaggggtctaattggagctgaatccgccagcctacgccagagccacagcaacgcaggatcctagcctcatctgcaacctacaccacagctcatggcaacactgaatccttaacccactgagcgaggccagggatcgaatccgaaacgtcatggttcctagtcagatttgttaaccactgagccacgatgggaactcctctgattttcttaaaaaatataaaactctcaggagttcctgtcgtggctcagcagttaacgaatctgactagtaacatgaggacgcaggttcaatccctggccttgctcagtgggttaaggatccggcgttggtacgagctgtggtgtaggtcgcagacgtggcttggatcccatgtggctgtggtgtcggcctgcggctacagttccgattcaacccctagcctgggaacctccacatgctttgggggtagccctaaaaaagcaaaattaaataaataatccaaaaaaacacaaaacactcaAAATCTTTTTGAAACTCTCCTCCGTACCTCCTGTAGCACCGTGGTCTCCCCTTCATTCTCTGTCTCAGGCTCCTGACGGGAATGCCCCGGTCCCCACAGGCTCTGTCCTCAaccctcttctttttcctcttctcctctctcccgGGTGACTTTCATCCAGCCACACCTTCAATCACCCCCGCTACCCTGGTGACTAATGACTGTGTGTGTTTAGCTCCGGCTTCTCTTCTGAGATGGAAAGCCTTGCAAGGTTTCACTTTAGCTCGAAGTTACATCAAAACTCAGCCTGGCCCCCGGGAACTCCTCGGGTGCTGCTGGCAGCTGGACTCGGTGATTGGGCAGCTTCCAGCGCATCAGCAGCATCCTGCAGCCTGGCCCGTGCCCCTGCTCTTCTCTTTGCCATCACTGCCACTCCTTgctgccacctccctccccctccccccagcacacACCAAATTGATACCTTGTCCTTTGAGAACCTACTCAGAGGGCCACTTactcttttatgtatttatttatttttccttttttaggactgcaccctcagcacacggaggtccccaggctaggggtcgaattggagctacagctgccggcctacaccacagctcacggcaatgctggatccttaactcacggagcaaggccagatcaaacctgtgtcctcatggatgctagtcagattcatttctgctgagccacgatgggaactccgaaggcCACCTACTCTTCAAGATTCCACTCAAACACCTGTACCTCTTGGAAGCCCTGTTTTAGACACAAGGTTAAGCATTTTCTCTGTGTGCTCATGGTATCTTAGGCACATTCCATTTTAGCACTTGCCTCCTTGCTATAATTATTAGGTCAAGAATGCTTGAATATTGGTTGAACATCCAACATATTTACAAGTTTGTACTCTCTCTAGACTGAACTTCTGGGAGCAGAGTTTGGGTCCCGCTTGTCTTTGTGACCCCAGAGCCTGACATTTAGAAGGTGCTtaatttgtgttaaaaaaatgaatgaatctgggagttcccatcatggctcagtggttgatgaacctgactagtacccatgaggagccctggcctcacccctggttagggatctggcggttgccatgagctgtggggtaggtggcagacacggctcggatctggcgtggctgtggctgtgatataggctagcgactacagctcagattcaacccctagcctgggaacctccatatgctgtgaattcagccctaaaaagacgagaaaaaaaaaaaaagagagagagagaatgaatccatgaggacatgcttGTATGGGCTACACTGACTTCcatataaatcaaaaccatcaACATACATAGACAAAATTAGATCTTCTTATGgttatattttatgtctttatatatttatctttttctgctgTAGGAGGAAAATTCTCCCAAGGATGGTCTCCCATTCAGAGTTGAGGAAACTCTTCTGTTCTGCGGATGCAGTGTGCTTTGATGTTGATAGCACGGTCATCAGAGAAGAAGGAATTGATGAGCTGGCCAAGTTCTGTGGAGTTGAGGATGCTGTGTCAGAAATGTAGGATCAGTATTTATTCACCTTATGAAATGATCAAGCATTGCAAAAGAATTGTGTCTTTTGGTTGACGTGAAGGATCAAAGTCGCAATTCCCTGATTTTAGCTCCCGGCTGTGAAACATGGGCCCGAGGCTTTTTCTTccatccctttattttatttatttatttatttattttgggtcttttgtctttttagggacacaccctcagcatgtggaggttcccaggctaggggtctaatcagagctgtagccgctggcctactccacagccacagcaacgccagatctgagccacatccgccacgtacagcacaactcacagcaatgccagatccttcacccactgagcgaggccagggatcgaacccaaaacctcatggttcctagtcggattcgtttccactgtgccacgatgggaactcctcttccatcaCTTAGAGCTGACTTTGTTAGTATACATTATCCAACCATCCATTTGTACAAGTAGTCAtggctaaaaatatatattgtctcTGACAAACAAATCATGGATGACATACTCTTAGCTTGGGTCAGGGGACTGATGACCATAAGTAACCAAAGCAGATGACCTGGGGGGTCTCCAAGGGTCCAGTGCTTTGTGTCACGGCTGAAAGTGTGGCCTTAGAGGTTTGCTAGAAAGCTAGTTTTGGTTCAGAGTCTCTGTGAGTGCCTGGGTGAgagtcccttccttcctcctgccctccccctgccaccccgCAGTCACCAGGCCAAGGACCATTTCATGTTCAGCTTCATTTGATGCAAGAGTACctggcctttgttttctttcttggtagaCGAAAGCGCACGGCTTCCACAGAAGGTACCAGGGGATAGCATATGTGGTTTTCTCAGCTCTCGGGATGGTGTGTTGGTGGATGCAAAGGACGTAGCTTCAGAATATCAATGTGATTCTCAAGCCAACCCTCGGTttatcccaggcctcactcccaTGGCAGCCTAGCGTGCCCCTTGTATGGTGGGGCACCTTCCTCGCCAGCGGACACTGTgaggagctggggagggtgggcacGTCAACTGCAAGGACAGCTGACTGGCCTGATGGCTGGGTCTTCCTCCTAGGACACGGCGAGCCATGGGCGGAGCCGTGCCTTTCAAGGCTGCCCTCACAGAGCGCCTGGCCCTGATCCAGCCCTCCAGGGAGCAGGTGCAGAGGCTCATAGCGGAGCATCCCCCACACCTGACCCCGGGTATAAGGTAAGGGGATCCCCGCTCTGGGTACACTGTCTCCCTGTCAGCACCTGCTTTGGGGCACTTCCTCCTGAGAGCATTGCACCGCTACTTTAGAGCTCCCTTCTGTGTGGTTCTTTTGGGACTTACATATAGTCCTGTTCTTGTCTGGCTGGTTGGCCTGCCCACGCATGCGCTCCCTCTCTCCAGGGAGAGCCTAAGCCTCTTCTCCATCTTGTGTTTCTAGGTCCATGGGCAGAATCGGAAGGCTTTCCTAAAGCAGTCAAGCCccagccattattttttatttttatttttactttttctttttagggccgtacccacagcatacgggtaggagattcccaggctagggttcgaatcagagctacagctgccagcctacactacagcaagagcaatgccagatccgagccacctctgtgaccttaacccactgagcgaggccagggatcgaacctgcatcctcatggatactggtcagattcgtttcctctgagtcatgatgagaactccttttttttttgtctttttgccatttcttgggtcactcccgtggcatatggaggttcccaggctaggggtctaatcggagccgtagctgccagcctatgccagagccacagcaacacgggatctgagccgtgtctacgacccacaccacagctcacagaaacgccagatcgtcaacccactgaccaagggcagggatcgaacccacaacctcatggtccctagtcggattcgttaaccactgtgccacgacaggaactccgagaactccttttttcaagttaaaataaatttaaaaaaaataattttttttacttatttatttttttcttttttgactgccccgcAGCATCcagagttcctgagccagggataaGATCTGGGCCACAGTTGCACCCTACGCTGtggcagtggcaatgctgaatccttaacccactgggctgggccagggatggaacctgcatcccagagctccagagatgttgccagcacagcaggaactcccccacccaTTAATGTCTAAGTGCATTTAGAAAAACATGTATAAAACATTACTTCACTAGCCTAATTAATACAGGCTTGTCCAGTGTACCTTGGGCAAGTGcattcaggagaaaaaaacatatctgagtttctttttcatgtttcacGTTTTCTCTTTCGTATgaaccagcatttggtattttctttctttctttccttccttcctccctctctttctctttctttcttgttttttctagggctacacctgcagcatatggaggttcccaggctaggggtcgaattggagctatagtcaccggcctacgccagagccacagcaacaccagatccgagccgtgtctgcgacctacaccacagctcacggcaatgcgggatccttaatccactgagcgaggccggggatcgaacccacaacctcatggttcctagtcagattcgttaaccactgagccacaataggaactcctatatttctttttttttagaacactgtaaatcagctataatggaaaaaataaaaattattaaaaaaaagtgtgactgggtcaccttgctgtgcagtagaaaattgacagaacactgtcaatcagcaataatggaaaaactaaaaatcaccATAAAAATGGTTCTTTTTTGCAGGGAGCTGGTAAGTCGCCTACAGGAGCGGAATGTTCAGGTCTTCCTGATCTCCGGCGGCTTCAGGAGCATCGTAGAGCACGTGGCTTCAAAGCTCAACATCCCGTCGACCAACGTGTTTGCCAACAGGCTGAAATTCTACTTTAACGGTAAGACGCTAACATTTTGCCCTTCCTATCGGTTGTGGTTGTGGTATCCAGTATCCTAGGTAACGTCCTTGGAGTGGGGCTTAAGCAGGAGGGCAGCAGAGTTAAAGGAGTGTCTGAGGTAAAGGagtgtctctctcttttcttttttttttcttttttggctgcacccatggcatgtggaggttcctgggctaggggtccaatcagagctacagctgccagcctaggccacggccacaacaaccccagattcaagctgcctcctgcaacctgcaccacagctcatggcaaagccagatccttaacccaccgagtgaggccagggatggaacctgcgtcctcatggatgctagtcacatctgcttctgctgtgccacctcgggaactcctaaaggagtCTCTTTACTGAAGTTTTTGCACCTTGGTGTCCTTGGCTCTGCAAAACAGACTTTGCTCGTCATCTCTCCTGCCTTTAGAATCCATATAATCTTCTATCTGCGTATAAATATCTGTacttataagtcaactataatggaaaaaataaaaatcattaaaaaaaatctgcacttAGTAAAACGTTAATTCCTATGTAACCCTCATGACTTATTTTGTGatgcattatttttcagttttatgaaaGCTCTTCTATTTGAACCAATTTAGACTCAGGAAGGAGAGTTAATTTACAAGCCGAGTTAATTTAGCTGCCTCTGGAGACACGTCCTGGCCCTTCTCTGGACCATCACAGAATCACAgccttaggggagttcctgttgtggtgcaatggaaacaaatccgactaggaaccatgaggttgtgggttcaatccctggcctcgatcagtgggttaaggatccagtgtgagcCATGtgtgtgctgtgagctgtggtgtaggtcgcagatgcggcctggatcccgtgtggctctggctgtggtgtaggctgacagctgtagctctgagccctagcctgggaacctccatatgccacaaatttggccctaaaaagcaaaaaaaaaaaaaaaaaagaaatagaatcacaGCCTTAGTTTTTTGTCATCTCAGGATGTCTCCAGTTACATTAAGGGGTGGCTAACATTCTTAGAaggaaataatattaatttaaaatggtaggagttcccgtcgtggcgcagtggttaacgaatccgactaggaaccatgaggttgcgggttcggtccctggccttgctcagtgggttaacgatctggcgttgccgtgagctgtggtgtaggttgcagatgcggctcggatcccgcgttgctgtggctctggcgtaggccagtggctacagctccgattcgacccctagcctgggaacctccatattccgagggagtggcccaaagaaatagcaaaaagacaaaaaataaataaataaataaataaataaaatgttaaatgtgtTAAGAATAGAATACATTtagagttccttcatggctcaactACTTAAGGATCGGGCCCTGCTGCAGCTTTGATTacagctgcggtgtgggttcgatccctggcccgggaatttctgtgctgcaggcacagccaaaaaaaaaaaaaaaaagaacgtttGAAGGGTCTATAGGTacaggtcattaaaaaaaaaaagaagaagaagaaggggattTCTCTGTTGCGGGTTAGtatgttaaggacctgacgttgtcccTGAgggtggggttcgatccctgatcttgcttggtaggttaaggatccagtgttgccataagctgtagcataggtcccagatacagctcagatctgggttgctgtggctgtggtgtaggttgaagctgcagctccgctttgaccccagtctgggaattgccatatgctgcaggtgtgcccatctaagaagaaaaggggaggggggaagtagAGCaatggagtccccgtcgtggcccagtggttaatgaatctgactaggaaccatgaggttgtgggttcgatccctggcctcgctcagtggcttagggatccagtgttgccgtgagctgtggtgtaggttgcagactcggcttggatcctgcgttgctgtggctctggcgtaggccggcggctgcaactctgattggacccctagcctgggaacctcccacatgctgtgggagcggccctagaaaaggcaaaaagatggaaaaaaaaaaaagtagagcataAGTGTGGTGATTAATGTGAGAATAGAAATAATCAACTATAAATTGGAATCCCCTCTTAGATGGGGTTACATATTACCTTGTTTTAAATGAATATGTTGCTATTTCACGGTGTTCTGCTACCTCAACAAGTTTTGAGAATTACCACGGTGGAAGCCTAGGGGATAAAACTAATTTACCCCAAGATGTTTATCGCCTAAAGGGGTAACCTTGAGAAGAGGTATTTGGAATTTCAAAGCAAAGCTTGTTCCTTCTGAGGAATAAGTGTGGAAGTCCAGGCTGTGTCACTTTCCTGGAGACTGTTTTTAGCTTTGTCATTGTCATATGAGCGAGGATAGCATCCATGAACTGACCCCACTGATACTGTTCCGTGGCTCTTTTAAGGTGAATATGCAGGTTTCGATGAGACGCAGCCAACCGCTGAATCCGGTGGGAAAGGAaaagttattaaatttttaaaggaaaaatttcattttaagaaaatagtcATGATTGGAGATGGAGCCACCGACATGGAAGCCTGTCCTCCTGCTGTATGTATTAAGTGTActaatttttttgtggttgtaCTTTTATTGTAGGTAGCTGACTTAGAACTCAGttcgcagcggaaacgaatctgactaggaaccatgaagttgcaggttcgatccctggctgtggtataggtggcagacacgacttggatgctgtgttactgtggctgtggtgtaagccagcagctacagctccgattcgacccctagcctgggaacctccatatgccgtgggtgtggccctaaaaagtaaaaacaaaacaaaacaaaacaaaactcagtgtAGAAattcttgttatggctcagtggtaacaagccccactagtatccatgaggatgcaggttcgatccctggcctcactcagtgggctaaggatgctgtgagctgtggcgtaagctgcagatgtggcttggatcctgcattgctttggatgtggtataggccagcagttgacGCTTcgattttgatccctagcctgggaattccatatgctgcaggtgcgaccctaaaaagcaaaaaaaaaaacacaaaacaaaaaactcagtgTAATTTGTGATAAACAAAAACATGTATCATCATAGACTAAAAacccaaattaaaacaaattcaatCTCAATATATTAATTGTCTCTTTGCAAACCCAAGGAAGGTTGCAAATAAGGAACTAAAAAACTTTTTCAAACATCCAGAGATCCTCTGGCTGCAATCTGTCTACCACCTCTTAGCCTAAGTATGTGCCCAATGAggtttggtttcatttctgcAAATAATGCAGCTTTTATactgtaaccaaaaaaaaaaaaaaaaatttttttttagagccgcacccactgcatacagaggtccccaagctaggggtcaaattggagccacagctgcgggccacagccacagcaactcagggtctgagccatgtctttgacctacaccacagctcatggcaacgccagatgcttaaccccactgagcgaggccagggatcaaacctgcgtcctcacagatgctaggcagattcgtttccattgagccacaatgggaactcctactataaccaaaattttaatgttgttttatATTTGAGAAACTTTCCTCACAGGTTATGTCATCCAACCTCCTGACAGCCCTGTGACATTACCTGTGATCTTCTCCTTTTTACTGATCGGGTGACCAAGGCTGATTATTGATCGGGGGCCGAGGCTTGTGGATGTTCGATACCATGCctgtattaaaacattttattctgggagttcctgt includes:
- the PSPH gene encoding phosphoserine phosphatase is translated as MVSHSELRKLFCSADAVCFDVDSTVIREEGIDELAKFCGVEDAVSEMTRRAMGGAVPFKAALTERLALIQPSREQVQRLIAEHPPHLTPGIRELVSRLQERNVQVFLISGGFRSIVEHVASKLNIPSTNVFANRLKFYFNGEYAGFDETQPTAESGGKGKVIKFLKEKFHFKKIVMIGDGATDMEACPPADVFIGFGGNVIRQQVKDNAEWYITDFVELLGELEE